A section of the Deinococcus hopiensis KR-140 genome encodes:
- a CDS encoding GGDEF domain-containing protein: MTPLHLPPIGTSLRIAPSEPRHTPITAAFGRPLRFLLWIPFICSLWGLLIYLLFGNSVREYLFLMLATLLIHGTALFGPRPIRQCLEGVISSLYALILLGVWICGLYVLPTHPGSPIALLSVALLAPVVYTFLFLQHSPRRARLEALGLAGTLVMVGIPHTVATLRMVGPFVGVPLPLIVLTAHGALIIMLHHFAQLQVELSLERERTAMLGQLANHDVLTGLRNRRAFEEDLVREVARSERHNTVFGVIVIDVDGLKRVNDTHGHDAGDALLVSFGKALTSVFRAEDQVFRLGGDEFAVLLVEPTQEYQQVVLSRVQEAVGMVRAQAFPGVGASAGVAFFPADGIGSAVMTVADRRMYESKRSRNPALHLY, translated from the coding sequence ATGACTCCTCTGCACCTGCCCCCCATTGGGACTTCCCTGCGGATCGCACCCAGCGAGCCCCGCCACACGCCCATTACGGCAGCGTTCGGCCGGCCCCTGCGCTTCCTGCTGTGGATTCCCTTTATCTGCAGTCTTTGGGGCCTGCTGATCTACCTGCTCTTCGGCAACTCGGTGCGCGAGTACCTCTTTCTGATGCTCGCTACGCTCCTGATCCACGGCACTGCACTCTTCGGTCCCCGTCCCATACGTCAGTGCCTGGAAGGTGTGATTTCCTCACTATACGCGCTGATTCTGCTGGGTGTATGGATCTGTGGGCTGTACGTGCTGCCCACGCATCCCGGGTCACCGATCGCGCTCCTCAGCGTTGCGCTGCTGGCCCCAGTGGTATACACGTTTTTGTTTTTGCAGCACTCCCCCCGGCGCGCACGCCTGGAAGCGCTGGGACTGGCGGGGACGCTGGTCATGGTAGGGATTCCACATACGGTGGCGACGCTGAGGATGGTTGGCCCTTTTGTGGGCGTCCCGCTGCCCCTGATCGTGCTCACTGCGCATGGGGCCCTGATCATCATGCTGCACCACTTCGCGCAACTGCAGGTGGAGCTTTCGCTCGAGCGTGAGCGCACGGCCATGCTGGGACAACTGGCAAACCACGACGTACTCACGGGGCTGCGCAACCGGCGGGCGTTTGAGGAGGACCTGGTGCGGGAAGTGGCGCGTTCGGAGCGCCACAACACCGTGTTCGGGGTGATCGTGATTGACGTGGACGGGTTGAAGCGGGTGAATGACACCCACGGACACGACGCGGGAGACGCGCTCCTGGTGTCGTTTGGGAAAGCGCTGACCTCGGTGTTCAGGGCCGAGGATCAAGTGTTTCGGTTGGGCGGGGACGAGTTTGCGGTGCTGCTGGTGGAGCCCACGCAGGAATACCAGCAGGTGGTGTTGTCGCGGGTTCAGGAGGCGGTGGGGATGGTGCGCGCGCAGGCGTTTCCGGGTGTGGGAGCGAGCGCTGGCGTAGCCTTTTTCCCGGCCGACGGTATAGGGAGCGCCGTGATGACCGTGGCCGACAGGAGAATGTACGAATCCAAGCGCAGCCGCAACCCGGCGCTTCACCTCTACTGA
- a CDS encoding GAF domain-containing protein — MSSGLELLSPHQAQNLEQVLALFAYPAAILDRNLSYLALNEAHAALNGKSQHDHLRRPISEVAPALSAHLDRNFKQVLESGIPLLDRRVLLGHAQEMGTVQPWFVSVAPLQNASAVPAALLFTCREERSASLQLPSSLGDLGARLFQLSTDIAKAQSVQDVVHLILAQALPIIGAIAGGLSLLTDDRTALKVLGASGYDFALIRAWPAVPLSLSIPATDAVQERQSLFLTFPEVQAHYAQAADTPSYAEQAHVALPLMVDDQVIGALTLNFPDRVRFTQGEQNVMTALADNCAQAIVRLQRQESERAERQALEEGATLFRTVFSEASIGVAMVDPRLRIGESNPAFAQLTGLSQVPGTSLMQEGHGLRELGVMVATVRQTRRSMLRQPLLINRQGGAEETLLVDCLPMVNGQGVLTGAACLLRAPFLVEPGLPSRTDT, encoded by the coding sequence ATGTCTTCCGGTCTTGAACTTCTGTCTCCCCACCAAGCTCAGAATCTAGAGCAGGTCTTGGCGCTTTTCGCTTACCCAGCTGCCATCCTGGACCGGAACCTGTCGTACCTCGCCCTCAATGAGGCGCACGCCGCCTTGAACGGGAAGTCGCAGCACGATCACCTGCGCCGGCCCATCTCTGAGGTGGCGCCCGCACTCTCCGCTCACCTTGACCGCAACTTCAAGCAGGTTCTTGAATCCGGCATACCCCTCCTTGATCGGCGGGTCCTGCTCGGTCACGCCCAGGAGATGGGCACTGTACAGCCGTGGTTCGTCAGCGTCGCCCCACTTCAGAACGCGTCTGCTGTGCCTGCCGCGCTCCTCTTTACCTGCCGTGAGGAGCGGAGTGCCTCGCTGCAACTCCCGTCATCCCTGGGTGATCTTGGGGCCCGCTTGTTTCAGCTCTCCACCGATATCGCCAAAGCGCAGTCCGTTCAGGACGTCGTCCACCTGATCCTGGCCCAGGCGTTGCCTATCATTGGGGCCATCGCCGGGGGACTGTCACTCCTGACGGACGACCGCACTGCTTTAAAGGTGTTGGGCGCCTCTGGTTACGACTTTGCCCTTATCCGGGCCTGGCCGGCTGTTCCCCTCTCCCTCTCTATTCCTGCAACGGATGCGGTCCAGGAGCGGCAATCCCTCTTTCTGACCTTCCCCGAGGTGCAGGCGCATTACGCGCAAGCGGCGGACACCCCCTCCTACGCTGAACAGGCCCATGTGGCCCTGCCGCTCATGGTCGACGATCAGGTGATCGGCGCCCTTACGCTGAACTTTCCAGACCGTGTACGTTTCACGCAAGGGGAGCAGAACGTGATGACGGCCCTCGCGGACAACTGCGCGCAGGCCATCGTGAGGCTTCAACGGCAGGAGTCGGAGCGGGCAGAGCGGCAGGCCCTGGAGGAGGGAGCCACGCTGTTTCGCACGGTGTTCAGCGAGGCCTCCATTGGGGTGGCAATGGTAGACCCACGGCTCCGAATCGGTGAATCGAACCCTGCTTTTGCACAACTTACCGGCTTGTCCCAAGTTCCGGGCACCTCCCTGATGCAGGAAGGACATGGCCTCCGTGAACTCGGCGTCATGGTGGCCACGGTGCGGCAGACCCGGCGTTCCATGTTGCGGCAACCGCTGCTGATCAACCGTCAGGGTGGCGCGGAAGAGACATTGCTGGTGGACTGCTTGCCAATGGTGAATGGACAGGGAGTGCTGACGGGCGCCGCCTGCCTCCTGAGGGCACCCTTCTTGGTGGAACCGGGTCTCCCTTCGCGGACGGACACCTGA
- a CDS encoding GNAT family N-acetyltransferase — translation MRELAPRTPGKDDALNLHSLGYRTDMIFARFHGKVEDLGDAVCIAHPESPGFYFGNLLVFRHPPQAGDRSRWEALFAQHVGAPPQTRHRLFGWDVPATREADVQDFLDAGYHLEESLVMAAPRLHAPPRLNTQAEYRPLRDTDEEWQAAVENQVAGREEGHDEARYRAFKTSQFRGYRAMARAGLGFWYGAFLEGRLAADLGVFFDGTGLLRYQSVTTHPDCRRQGLCGALTFLAGQHAQNHFGARELVIVADDHAEAKRVYASVGFQEAERQQLLLHRG, via the coding sequence ATGCGGGAGCTGGCCCCACGCACGCCAGGAAAGGATGACGCCCTGAACCTCCACTCGCTCGGTTACCGCACGGACATGATCTTCGCCCGCTTTCACGGCAAGGTCGAAGACCTCGGTGACGCCGTGTGCATCGCCCACCCGGAAAGCCCCGGCTTCTACTTCGGCAACCTGCTGGTCTTCCGCCATCCGCCGCAGGCGGGAGACCGTTCCCGCTGGGAGGCCCTGTTCGCCCAACACGTGGGCGCGCCGCCCCAGACCAGACACCGCCTTTTCGGCTGGGACGTGCCCGCCACGCGGGAGGCCGATGTACAGGACTTTCTGGACGCGGGCTACCACCTCGAAGAAAGTCTGGTGATGGCCGCGCCCCGCTTGCACGCGCCTCCCCGCCTGAACACGCAGGCCGAGTACCGCCCCCTGCGCGACACCGACGAGGAGTGGCAGGCGGCGGTGGAGAACCAGGTGGCCGGGCGCGAGGAAGGCCACGACGAGGCCCGTTACCGCGCGTTCAAGACCAGCCAGTTTCGCGGCTACCGCGCCATGGCCCGGGCGGGACTGGGCTTCTGGTACGGGGCCTTTCTGGAGGGCCGCCTCGCGGCCGATCTCGGCGTCTTTTTCGACGGAACCGGCCTGCTGCGGTACCAGAGCGTCACCACCCACCCGGACTGCCGCCGGCAGGGCCTGTGCGGCGCGCTGACCTTCCTCGCGGGGCAGCACGCCCAGAACCACTTCGGCGCGCGGGAGCTGGTGATCGTGGCCGATGACCACGCGGAGGCCAAGCGCGTTTACGCCTCGGTGGGCTTTCAGGAGGCCGAACGCCAGCAACTGCTGCTGCACCGGGGCTGA
- a CDS encoding TetR/AcrR family transcriptional regulator codes for MSTTESIEAKALESWRKRNKQETLDRIKQAASTLFIQQGFTSSTIRGIADLAGVAPGTVFFHVRDKADLLLMVFSDYISNTTVKVFERDYSQETLSEALFGIFKTYIDLYQTHPELSRYFVKESLFQNGPWQCHVTGQTRSIVDQLAMVLNQCWKFEEIQQRINAQQFAFVLFGLYQIILLKCLSGELSYEDALIQLKEQFEIQTNAFSVPSVPNYSSNILNRSFVAHR; via the coding sequence TTGTCGACAACCGAATCTATTGAAGCTAAAGCACTGGAGTCCTGGCGGAAGCGTAATAAGCAGGAGACTCTTGATCGCATTAAGCAAGCGGCTTCCACTCTTTTTATTCAACAGGGCTTTACATCATCTACGATACGCGGGATTGCCGATCTTGCCGGAGTAGCACCCGGTACAGTTTTTTTCCACGTGAGAGATAAGGCCGACCTGCTCCTTATGGTATTCTCTGATTATATTTCGAATACAACGGTTAAAGTATTTGAACGCGACTATTCTCAAGAAACGCTCAGCGAAGCGCTTTTTGGGATCTTCAAAACGTATATAGATTTGTACCAAACCCATCCCGAGCTGTCCCGATATTTCGTCAAGGAATCGCTCTTTCAAAACGGGCCATGGCAATGCCATGTGACCGGACAGACGCGAAGTATCGTTGACCAACTTGCCATGGTTTTAAATCAATGTTGGAAATTTGAAGAAATTCAACAAAGGATTAATGCTCAACAATTTGCCTTCGTTCTATTTGGACTTTACCAGATCATCCTCTTAAAGTGCCTCAGTGGCGAATTGTCCTATGAAGACGCGCTCATCCAACTAAAGGAACAATTTGAAATTCAGACGAACGCCTTCTCAGTGCCAAGCGTTCCCAATTATTCTTCGAACATCTTGAATAGGTCCTTTGTTGCTCATCGATAG
- a CDS encoding branched-chain amino acid ABC transporter substrate-binding protein, with product MKPLLPHQLLTCVLTAGLLLSGASEAATIKLALVSPLTGGLGPFGTEVKRGTELAVKEQVAAFKALGHDLQLVSFDDQSSPTVGTQLAKTIVADRSILGVVGAVNSSVSNVLAQGLAAAKLAIITPASTNDQLTAHNWTHFNRLVAPDQAQAVAAAKYISGELKAKSVYVVSDNTAYGNGLTKVVMANLKPLNVNVAGYIGASGAEQIAGAVRLIKASGAPVVYFGGSDDNGPLLVKALRAAGVKSTFVGSDGLDSPSFLQRTGIDAAGVVYSTVYGPVSSFSNALTFTNAYQAAYSTKPSGVTMYAYDAANALLTAIKSSLSKGVPTRAQVSMAVRDVNMPACFKSPCVTVTGAVGFSNTGERDRSRVLIMKLDNVLQPQVAKIQIVSANDLK from the coding sequence ATGAAACCCTTACTCCCACATCAGCTTTTGACCTGCGTCCTCACGGCCGGCTTGCTGCTCAGCGGTGCTTCTGAGGCCGCCACCATCAAACTCGCCTTGGTCAGCCCCCTCACCGGCGGCCTCGGGCCCTTTGGCACAGAAGTCAAACGCGGTACTGAACTCGCCGTTAAAGAGCAGGTTGCTGCCTTTAAAGCCCTCGGGCATGACCTTCAGCTCGTCTCGTTCGACGACCAGTCCTCCCCGACGGTCGGCACACAATTGGCCAAAACGATCGTCGCGGACCGGAGCATTCTCGGTGTGGTCGGCGCTGTAAACTCCAGCGTCTCCAACGTCCTCGCGCAGGGGCTTGCAGCGGCAAAGCTGGCCATCATTACGCCGGCAAGTACGAATGATCAGCTCACAGCGCACAACTGGACGCACTTTAACCGTCTTGTCGCTCCTGATCAGGCGCAGGCCGTCGCGGCAGCGAAATACATCAGTGGTGAACTGAAGGCCAAAAGCGTGTATGTGGTCTCCGACAACACCGCTTACGGCAACGGCCTCACCAAAGTCGTCATGGCCAACCTCAAGCCCCTGAACGTCAATGTCGCTGGCTACATCGGTGCTTCTGGTGCGGAACAGATTGCTGGTGCAGTGAGGCTCATCAAGGCCAGTGGTGCACCTGTGGTGTATTTCGGTGGCAGCGATGACAATGGACCGCTGCTGGTAAAGGCCCTGCGCGCTGCCGGGGTGAAGTCGACCTTCGTCGGCAGTGACGGCCTGGACTCACCGAGTTTCCTTCAACGTACCGGCATTGACGCTGCCGGAGTGGTGTACAGCACGGTCTACGGTCCAGTCAGCTCCTTCTCGAATGCGCTGACCTTTACCAATGCCTACCAGGCGGCGTACAGCACCAAACCCAGTGGTGTCACGATGTATGCCTATGACGCGGCCAATGCTCTTCTGACGGCCATTAAGAGTTCGCTGAGTAAAGGGGTGCCCACCCGGGCACAAGTGAGTATGGCTGTTCGGGATGTCAACATGCCTGCCTGCTTTAAGAGCCCATGCGTAACTGTGACTGGGGCAGTGGGCTTTTCAAACACGGGAGAGCGTGACCGTTCTCGGGTGCTGATTATGAAGCTGGACAACGTGCTGCAGCCGCAAGTGGCCAAGATCCAGATCGTTTCTGCCAACGACTTGAAGTGA
- a CDS encoding winged helix-turn-helix domain-containing protein, with product MERRRAQFFALLAEQRPVKEVLSISRYSRVTAYHLLGRYREVGLAALRDGRQTNRGAPTLLTPEEQQRLAAQIHKDFEQGIVWEGKQVQAWVKQEFGKDVYLSRTYEFMRAAGFSPQKPRPRHVKGDEEAKEASKTKR from the coding sequence GTGGAGCGTCGCCGGGCCCAGTTCTTCGCGCTGCTCGCAGAGCAGCGCCCCGTGAAGGAAGTGCTGTCCATCAGTCGCTACAGCCGGGTCACGGCCTACCACCTCCTCGGGCGGTATCGGGAAGTCGGCCTCGCCGCGTTACGAGACGGGCGACAGACCAACCGCGGTGCCCCGACCCTCTTGACCCCTGAGGAGCAGCAACGTCTGGCGGCTCAAATTCATAAGGATTTCGAGCAAGGCATCGTGTGGGAAGGCAAGCAGGTGCAGGCCTGGGTCAAGCAGGAATTCGGCAAAGACGTCTACCTCAGCCGCACCTACGAGTTCATGCGTGCTGCCGGTTTTTCACCACAGAAACCACGCCCACGACACGTCAAGGGCGACGAGGAAGCCAAAGAGGCGTCCAAAACAAAGCGTTAG
- the tnpC gene encoding IS66 family transposase produces the protein MSDVTCPNCERLQARIRELEAQVARTSETSHQPPSQDQIWQKRPKSERQKGVRSSGGQVGHTGTTLKMSASPDKVVVLPVTGTCACGQHWNEVEVQDLLARQVMDLPEVRLQVSEYQAEVKVCPRCHGRQQAAFPGNVRGQVQYGPRFQALAVYLNVAQFLPFKRVGDVLETLCGQRPSEGTLALHLNLATERLAEFEAGLKEALLEEPVLHVDETGSKVGGKLAWVHVISSKQLTLYGHDPHRGSAAIQTMGVLPQYSGVLMHDAWLTYFQLPAQHALCNAHLLRELRFLHEQLGQDWAGELRAALQLVYHQHKVAPLTPMEKTAFLVRFDALLEAGLVSNPAGEPVPKQRGRVKQSPGRNLALRCQKRRDMVLHFLHKEGVPFDNNQAERDIRMVCVKRKISGGFRSDKGGKNFCRIRSYLSTLQKQGFSIFKGLVSIFRNNILIPKLSLL, from the coding sequence ATCTCGGACGTAACCTGCCCAAACTGTGAACGACTCCAAGCGCGCATCCGCGAGTTGGAAGCCCAAGTCGCGCGGACCAGTGAGACGTCCCATCAACCTCCCAGTCAGGACCAGATATGGCAGAAAAGGCCCAAGAGCGAACGCCAGAAAGGCGTTCGCTCTTCCGGTGGTCAAGTGGGACACACAGGAACTACCTTGAAGATGAGCGCCTCACCCGACAAGGTGGTGGTGCTACCTGTAACAGGGACTTGTGCCTGCGGGCAACACTGGAACGAGGTCGAAGTACAAGACTTGCTGGCCCGGCAAGTGATGGACCTGCCAGAAGTTCGGTTGCAGGTGTCCGAGTACCAGGCCGAGGTGAAGGTCTGTCCGCGCTGTCACGGAAGACAACAGGCGGCGTTCCCAGGGAACGTGCGTGGTCAGGTGCAGTACGGCCCTCGGTTCCAAGCTTTGGCGGTGTACCTCAATGTGGCTCAGTTCCTCCCATTCAAGCGTGTGGGCGACGTGCTCGAGACGCTATGCGGACAGCGTCCCAGTGAAGGGACACTCGCGTTGCATCTCAACCTCGCTACAGAGCGATTGGCTGAATTCGAGGCGGGTCTGAAGGAAGCATTGCTCGAAGAACCCGTTCTGCACGTGGACGAGACGGGCAGCAAGGTGGGCGGCAAGCTCGCCTGGGTTCATGTCATCAGCAGCAAGCAACTCACCCTCTACGGGCACGACCCGCATCGCGGGTCGGCGGCCATCCAGACGATGGGCGTCCTGCCCCAATACAGCGGGGTGTTGATGCACGATGCTTGGCTCACGTACTTCCAACTCCCTGCGCAACACGCGCTCTGTAACGCCCATCTTCTGCGAGAGTTGCGCTTCCTCCACGAACAACTGGGCCAAGACTGGGCGGGAGAACTGCGTGCCGCACTGCAACTCGTCTACCACCAACACAAAGTAGCTCCCCTCACCCCAATGGAGAAAACTGCATTTCTGGTCCGCTTTGATGCACTCCTGGAAGCAGGATTGGTCTCCAACCCCGCAGGGGAGCCAGTCCCAAAGCAGCGGGGACGAGTCAAACAGTCCCCTGGTCGTAACCTTGCCCTTCGATGTCAGAAGCGCCGAGACATGGTGTTGCACTTTCTCCACAAAGAAGGCGTACCCTTTGACAATAATCAAGCCGAGCGCGACATCCGAATGGTGTGTGTGAAGCGAAAAATTTCTGGTGGCTTTCGTTCTGACAAGGGAGGGAAGAACTTCTGCCGCATTCGTAGTTATCTTTCGACACTTCAGAAGCAAGGCTTCTCTATTTTTAAGGGTTTGGTTAGTATTTTTCGGAACAATATCCTTATTCCTAAACTCTCACTTCTATGA